tggacagaaatcctaacggcttgtttcaaacgcacagtttctgaatacgggttgtgtgtatttctccgtatattgagcattttgatagtttatcagtatttatatcgcacttaaacctgctttataatataaaagacctgaaaatctcactttttacaatatgggacctttaacaaactCAGATTTTACTGAGATTAAAACATATGTCCATACTTAAGTGCtcacaaacagaacagaaaaccacccaactctgcagttctCTCACTCTACTGCTtcaaaggtgcaatgtgtacgATCTGGCCAGAATTGTACTTTATAGCATTTGAAAAATAAGCCAGTGTTGACGTTATGTCAAACGTTTTATTCTATGTAtcgtgttgcagagatatctactgaaatgagtatgctaaccagctagccccggccccgtcctgtcttgtaataccacttgttcctcgagaggcgatagtgagtcactgcaGCGTCCAGTCTGTCCTCAGCGCAACATGAGAGGACCCGGGTGTATAGCCGCAAGGAGGGCTTGTCAATCACGTTGGAGGTACGGGGTCCGtgtacgttttgatagtttgtttattggcttaaatccaaagtggcagaaacggGAAAAACGACACGTGTTTTTTCGTCCTCCCCGCCTCCTGGGGAAGTATTTTCCTGGCGGCGGGGAGGACGAAACAAAAATAGGAgtcattttctgtctctttggatttaatccaataaacaaaccaaTCCAATAGTACAGCCCCAGTTAGTGGAACAGTAAACACAATATAGGCCGACGCCACACGTGAAGATTACaagatagcagtgttattttgactGGCTCTCAGAGAGCCTGCTGTTACTTGGTAGTTGGCTTTCTATTTGAATTActgatgactgtaaatttagaATTGTATGGACCTCAGGAGAGTTGAAATGCTGCCCCATACTACGAGCAGGTAGACAGGTATTACACATTGCCCCTTTAAAGTTCAGCTAAAATGAAACcgtatgttttattttcagctaTGGCATACAGATTTGTACGGAGCCCCCCCAGACCTCTAGGAGAAAATCTTTATTAAGTCgtgccctcaagttagtaactcgttccctcgagttagtaacccGTTCCCttgagttagtaactcgttccctcgagttagtaaccgGTTCCCTGGAGTTAGTAACcggttccctcgagttagtaacttgttccctcgagttagtaacccGGTCCCTCGAGGTAGTAACCCGTTCCCTCGAGGTAGTAACTTGTTCCCTCGAGTTAATAACcggttccctcgagttagtaaccggttccctcgagttagtaacttgtTCCCCCGAGCCAGTAACCCGGCCCCTCGAGGTAGTAACCCGTTCCCTTGAgttagtaacttgttccctcgagttagtaacccGTTCCCTCGAGGTAGTAACCCGTTCCCTCGAGTTAATAACcggttccctcgagttagtaaccggttccctcgagttagtaaccggttccctcgagttagtaacttgttccctcgagttagtaacccGGTCCCTCGAGGTAGTAAcccgttccctcgagttagtaaccggttccctcgagttagtaacttgttccctcgagttagtaacccGGCCCCTCGAGGTAGTAACCCGTTCCCTTGAgttagtaacttgttccctcAAGTAAGTAAcccgttccctcgagttagtaatttgttccctcgagttagtaacccGGTCCCTCGAGGTAGTAACTTGTTCCCTCGAGTTAATAACcggttccctcgagttagtaaccggttccctcaagttagtaacttgttccctcGAGCTAGTAACCCGGCCCCTCGAGGTAGTAACCCGTTCCCTTGAgttagtaacttgttccctcgagttagtaacccGTTCCCTCGAGGTAGTAACCCGTTCCCTTGAGTTAATAACcggttccctcgagttagtaaccggttccctcgagttagtaaccggttccctcgagttagtaacttgttccctcgagttagtaacccGGTCCCTCGAGGTAGTAAcccgttccctcgagttagtaaccggttccctcgagttagtaacttgttccctcgagttagtaacccGGCCCCTCGAGGTAGTAACCCGTTCCCTTGAGTTAGTAACTTATTCCCTCGAGTAAGTAAcccgttccctcgagttagtaattTGTTCCCTCGAGTTAATAACcggttccctcgagttagtaactggttccctcgagttagtaaccggttccctcgagttagtaacttgttccctcgagttagtaacccGGTCCCTCGAGGTAGTAAcccgttccctcgagttagtaaccggttccctcgagttagtaacttgttccctcgagttagtaacccGGCCCCTCGAGGTAGTAACCCGTTCCCttgagttagtaactcgttccctcgagtaaGTAAcccgttccctcgagttagtaattTGTTCCCTCGAGCTAGTAAcccgttccctcgagttagtaacccattccctcgagttagtaacccGTTCCCTCGAGTAAGTAAcccgttccctcgagttagtaacttgttccctcgagttagtaacccATTCCCTTGAGTTAGTagctcgttccctcgagttagtaacttgttccctcgagttagtaacccgttgcctcgagttagtaacccgttccctcgagttagtaacttgttccctcgagttagtaacccATTCCCTTGAGTTAGTAGCCCGTTCCCTTGAgttagtaacttgttccctcgagttagtaacccATTCCATCAAGTTAGTAACCCGTTCCCTCGAGTTGGTAAcccgttccctcgagttacttcatagtgcacttcttccaatcattcctgacagtccacGCATCGCTGatgtacggagcccccctagatgatgtacttcggtaaagttggaaagatattgacagatatCAAACTTCCCAGATCAATAACTCATCACcaaaacgttgttaaaacacaaacaatggcTCTCTCTAGCCATAATATAGTAGataacgagctacaacctcatatTAATCACAACGACCAGTCCTCCTGGCTAGACACATCACatcggtctctatgtgcagccggctgtaaGACAAgcggtcagggaccgtctacaaagagCAAcgccgaaaaagagaaaaatattcaataacttcagtattatacagtgtagtaccagaaaaaatatgcttttgcgtAATTTTGGTGTATTTTGAATGGGAAAGATATTCAATATTATAAAGTGTAGTGCcatcaaaatgtcttaattagtttaataagtataatcaggaagagtCCATTGTTGTGTCaagtgattttggtggtaccacactgcataatactgaagttattgaatattcttcccattcaaaattcaaaagaattatgcaaaagcatatcttttttcaaactaaatattgtagtacaactatgaggagatcattgatgtgtgaagtaatttttgatggtactacactgtacattactgaagttattgaatatttgtcccattaaaagttcaaaattACACAGGAGCAATGTATAGATTGTAAGTTTTGATTTCATGATACATGATACATGATAGAGTGTACATTAAACAGACAGTGctgttgtttctctgtctgtctgactatcAGCCAGGAAGCAGTCTGCAGCACAAATAGAGCCCTGGATTGTGAACCGCGACCCACTTTAGCTTCAATATCTCCTCATCTACaagcatgcacgcacacacaaacatccactctCAACCCAGAGTCGTCGTGGAGCCAACACCAGCAAATCTGAGTTAGACAAAGGTGTACAGATAACTGCACACTGATTTTAGAGGAGAAACAGGGCCCACTTCCTACACAAACTATgcatatttaatataaaatgatACAAATCCACATATCTTAgtgcactttttttatttttcaaatctgGGTATCTGGTTAGGCAGTATTCATTTACAAATGTtaagatggattttttttttcttttatactttattctttcccttttttcaaagctgttttcatatatgcaatccactgtttgtaattacaacattctataaaccaacttttaagtagatgagcttacagacaaacccatcaagtacactatatagaaaacaacctcaacattcaaaaccaagacaaaaccaagaaaataaataacaataataataatgataaaaagaaagagtatggagttaaaaaaacaacaacaacaaagcaaacatTTACATGGGCACACACGTGCATCCTCCTTAACGTCAGGTCACCTCCAAgcatatgtatatgtgcatgcgtgTTAACCCATGTAACTATAGACTCCATAAAATGGATTTTCATGCTGATGAATAAATGTTGAATAAAACTGACTTTGTTCGTGGTTTCATGCATAGGATAAATATATTTGACATTTGTTTTATCTACATTTGATTTAAATGCTGGTAAACAATCAACCTTATTGTTAAAAGTTATTACACAATCAGTGTTTGacaagagggaggaggggtgtGTGCCAGTGATGTTGTGGCATGACAGGAAGTGTGATGTAAATCATCATTTACAGGAATAAACCCTCTTGATTTGCTCTTCGTAAAAAGCTCTgtgatgttgatttttttttttttttcgttttcaCCTCTCAAGCATGGCTGCATGTCTCTTCACGTGCATCGCACCAAACCTCGACACTAAGGGAGGGAAATGGGCGGGCATCTTCTAGGTTTCATATTCAGATGTTTTTCTCCCGACGCACAGACACGTCGTCTATAAAGGAGGATGTTTAGTCTGTTTAGTCTCTAGCTGTTTGATTATTGTGGGAAAAGTTCAGATTGAATGAGGACGGATTGAAAACCAGCGTGGGGACCCCCAGAGAGAGATGTCTGGAAACATCACGAACGACACCTGCGGGAGCATCAACCTGAATTTCACGCACGCTTTCCTGCCGCCTGTCTTCATCACCGTGTTCGTGGTGGGCACGCTGTCCAACATGTGGGGGATCCGGAGCGTGTGCACGAGCTGGACCAAGATCGGCAGCATCAACATCTTCATGTTGAACCTCGGGCTCGCGGACCTGCTCTACCTGTTCACCTTACCGTTCCTCGTGCACTATTACGCGCAGAACAGCAAATGGGTGTTCGGCCAGACGTTCTGCAAAGTGACGCGCTTCTGCTTCAACCTGAACCTGTACGGCAGCATCGGCTTCCTCACCTGCATCAGCATCTACAGATACCTGGGCATCGTGCACCCCATGAGGGTGATGGGTAAGATCAACAGCAGACACTCTCTGGCCATCAGCGTCCTGGTCTGGATCCTGGTCATCGCTCAGATCCTCCCGGATATGTTCTTCGACAAGAATGATTCAGAGCGACCAGACTCGTGTTTCGACACCACCTCGAACGATCTGATCGAGTACTACCTGCCTTACAGCCTCGGATGGACCGTGACGGGTTTTGCCGTCCCACTAGTGATCATCCTGGTCTGTTATGGACACGTTATTGTGGTTCTGGCCACCAAAGCCAACGTGAATCCTCTGCTGAAGCGCAGGTGTTTGAAGATGGTGGTGTTTCTGGTGATCCTCTTCTCCATCTGTTTCATCCCCTACCACgtgtttaaaaatgtgaatcTGGAGATCAGGATTTTGAAGCTAAACGGGACTTGCCGCGCCGGTTACCGCAGCGTGTACATCGCGCATCAGGTGGGCAGATGTCTGGCGTGTCTCAACAGCGCGATCAACCCGCTCATTTATATTGTTGGGAATGATGATTTCCTCACGAGGCTCCATGAGCTCGGCAGACAGGCCCGGGTGTCTCTGGCCGGTCTGACTGGAGCAGTCCTGTACCGGAGACCCACGGAGACGGACTCAGGGACGCGCGATAACTCCGACACGATGAAAGGATGAATAAAAAGACGCACAATCGGTTCCAAACcgagaacacacacagaaacagaactCCCACATTACCGGGAGCAAAGTACAATAATGAGTTGATGGTTTGCAAAGATATTAAGCCTCTTTATCAGCCTTGTTATCCTTGTTATCCGCCATCAGTCATCAGCTCAGCAGATGTGCCAGATGCGCACAGAGAGGAAATCTGTGCGTCCTGCATACTGGAGGattttcctctctgtgtgtgtgtctgctgaatGAACATCATTACAAAAGACACAACTTGTTATTTGCAGCTGAAGCTCGTGTTAACATCTCGTGTAGTAGCACTGATTTATTGCATCAAGTATCAAGTATTATTGTACATTAGTGTACCAAGGTTCTGTTATTCATATATTGCACTTCTTATGTATTACCTACTTTACTGCACCAGACAGTGCAGGGAAAGTTCAATTATTGTGCTTTAAGCACTGCCGGGGACTTGTTTATAATTTGTGATGTATTGCACTATATTTACCTTTGTCCTGTTACACAGGcaccagagagagacagtggaacTGTCAGAGTGGAACTGTCAGAGTCACAGCTCTGATATTGCGAGTTtgttcagagaaaataaatatggaTTTAATAAGGGAACTGCAACAGTGATGGAAGTGTTGAAGACAGGATTCAAAACCTcagtaaaaaaagtacaaatataCCACGCTGTAAAAAAATCTTGTATTAAAatgtttacataaataaaagtacaaaagtattatcaaGACAATGTACTCATGTCGTAAattaaagtactcattgtgcagaatGCCACCTGTCagaatgatttattattattattattgggtCAGTATTAATGAATTACCATGTAAGGTGGAACTAATAGGTCCTCCtactaaaactaatgcagtctgaTACAACAGTCCTGCTATACAGGTGCATATATTCAGTTATTGTTGAAACTTTAGAGGGGTGTTGaaggtcattttggaggctgtagtttgtggtgcatTATACAGAGGTACCCTCACTGGCTGTTTTATTAAGCTgcattttatacatatatatacaccattAGTATGCAGATTCTTTTGATTGTATATCAGTTAatcattatatttataaaacaacaaaaacagtgaaaaatgtcaCAGTTTCCTGAAGCTCAAGTTGATTTAATCAGATGTGTTGTGTGGTCTGACTAATGGCTGGTTCAGACTACCGGTGAGTGCTGCTGCCATTAGCTTCAAGCTTCCTTCCTGATGAAATCACGTCTGTCACGTCTCTTGGCCAAAGTCACAACAAGAATTTATGAATCTCAATTGCctaatctgacatagtgaccatcgtaacCGACAAAAATACAGTGTGTAGTCTGGACCAGGCGTAACAGTCCGATATCCAAAGACATTCAATTTATTAACTAAGGTGAGACAACTCCTGTCTGAGAAGCTGGAAGCTTGGGGaaatgacttaaaggtcccatatcgtcctcattttcaggttcatacttgtattttgtgtttctactagaacatgtttacaggctgtaatgttaaaaaaaaactttattttcctaatactgtcggcctgaatatacctgtatttaccctctgtctgaaacgcttcgttttagcAAATTgagacggaattgcaacaggattgcATAGCTACGCAACAGCTTGAGTCCATCTGTActccctgtcagctgatgacattcacatacactgcaaccagtgggatacatttagaatgtttatgtttaaaactgcgtaaagggtctaaatattgtatattcgtgacatcacagatggacagaaatcctgacagcttgtttcaaatgcatggtttctgaatacgggctgtgtgtatttccctgtggattgagctttgtgatactt
This portion of the Sebastes fasciatus isolate fSebFas1 chromosome 1, fSebFas1.pri, whole genome shotgun sequence genome encodes:
- the LOC141775661 gene encoding P2Y purinoceptor 1-like, giving the protein MSGNITNDTCGSINLNFTHAFLPPVFITVFVVGTLSNMWGIRSVCTSWTKIGSINIFMLNLGLADLLYLFTLPFLVHYYAQNSKWVFGQTFCKVTRFCFNLNLYGSIGFLTCISIYRYLGIVHPMRVMGKINSRHSLAISVLVWILVIAQILPDMFFDKNDSERPDSCFDTTSNDLIEYYLPYSLGWTVTGFAVPLVIILVCYGHVIVVLATKANVNPLLKRRCLKMVVFLVILFSICFIPYHVFKNVNLEIRILKLNGTCRAGYRSVYIAHQVGRCLACLNSAINPLIYIVGNDDFLTRLHELGRQARVSLAGLTGAVLYRRPTETDSGTRDNSDTMKG